In the Anomalospiza imberbis isolate Cuckoo-Finch-1a 21T00152 chromosome 3, ASM3175350v1, whole genome shotgun sequence genome, AAGCTCACCTCCACTACACAAGCTGGGGGGTGCTAAGACACTTATGAGACCTTCAGCAAGTCTGCAGTAGCCAGCTCCTAGAGCTCATCACGCACTGCCAATTTGAACAGTAGTGAGATGAAGCTGTTCTGACCTTACTGATGCCCAGCTCACAGATGTATTTCCACACCTCGTGGGATGAGGCAAACGAGCTGTTCCTCTGTATCATGGGGTTCTGCTTGCTGTCTCGAGCTGCCTCTGCCTGAGAAAAAGCAAAGGTTACTTAGTCAGCACTCACTGCCAAGAGCCTCCTTCGTGGTTCAGTTTCAGGCAGACTCAAAAACAAAACCTGTTTTCCATTTCTGGGACATGTTTAGCATTTAAAGCCACGTTCTTAAGACTGGTGTATGTGAGACAATGCCGTGCACAATCAAATATAACTTTATAATAAATGACATAAAATTTACACTGTAATTCAGATTAATATGAAGAAATACCAGCATTTGGCATTTtgttgacaaaaaaaaaaaagtttctgctGAACCTAGAGCaatatatacaaaatatattgtaatggaatagACACATGCTAGAATCTGCAGACATATTTAATGAACCAGGGTCAATTGTCTTCTAGGCAGAGCTACCTCACTGACTGCTGCCTTTCACCCTCTCAGAAATGAGGTGCTTTGCAGAAACCACAGTGGTTTTTCCTAGATTTTCTGGTCCTCTGGTGTTTGCTGCCTGGTTTGTGTCTTAGTTTAAGACAGTTATACGGGGTGGAGACTCCAAAATGAGTTATCTCCCCTTGAGTTTTAACCAATCTTCTTCCACCAATAAGAGACAAACTGGGAGAAgatagaaagggaaaaaatatccaATAAAAGATAACAGCCTCTGTGGTTCCAGAACTTCCACAAACAACAATcagagggggacagggacaaaacaaaacttggacaattttatttatttaaaacaatttttggCCAAAAGGCTCCAATGCTGCCAAAAAAGCTAGAAAAAACTTCCCAAGTTGCTAGAAAAAACTTCCTGCGGCAAGTTGCAGGGCCGCCCCCTCCTGGACAAACAAACGGCAGGCGGCTGGAAAACGGTGGAGAGAGGGTCCGACTCCTCCTCGGCAGGAAAAGGTGTTGCAAAATTCCCTCTGGAGCAGCTTCTCGGGTATGGACTTGGAGACCCGCCCCAGGCAATCCCCTCGGGCACCCAGGGAGAACAAAAGCGCTCCCCCCATGGTTTCCCTCTAAAGGGATCCTGCACCCCTCCTTCCAGGATAAAACACACAAGTTCCTCTTTCCCGGGTTGCTGGGTCTTAGGGACAGCAATACTCTTGGGCAGGTTGGCACACAGAAGATAAGGAATACACAATTTTGGGTTACCTAGGACAGCCTGTCATTGGACCTCGGGGATAAAAGGCTTCCCTCCTTGCCCAGGGTGAAAAAATATCCATCATTAAATACAACACCATCACACCTACTGTGACAAAAATAATAGCCCAGTACGGATTTGCCAATCTAGCTGCAACAATGGCCAACACTTACGGAAAAGCTGAGCCTTGACAGGCACCTGTTTACAAAACAAATGGCAGGTGGCTTTGGCACTCACCTTACTCTGCAGAAACTTAAAACACTGTTGGTTTAACACCTCCACAAACTCAGACTCGAAGTCCTGGTCACTGTACCAGGCCCCTCCAGTGACGGAGCGGTCGGGCTGCAGGTTGTACAGCATGTAGACCTTCTTCTTGGACGCCTGTGGGAGGGAGATGTACAGCTCTCAGCAACGAATTCCTTCCCTCACAAGGAAGGAGCATACAAGCAGAAGAGCTTTATTACTCCTGTACCCAAGGCACAGCAATCCACCTGACTCCAGCTACCCTTAACCTGCTTGACCCTCAGGCAACAAAAGAGATAAAGAGAAGATCGACCCATTTTGATTCCTCATCATTTTATAACGTAGTGTTGGAAGACTAGATGGAGCCAGCATCTTTCACATGAACACAAAAAAGCTACTGCTTTGCTATGTCCAACTTCTCCACCCCCAGTGAGAACCAGGAAAGTGAAGACAGGCGGCAGAGAAGCTGACCTGTGGAGCCAGTATCTGCTGCACCTCAAACCTGCACTCTAAAGGCACCGAGTCAAACCCTGGTGCACAGCCAAAGAGAAAGCTGGAGGCAAAATGAGGTTTCTCTTGCCCCAGGCCCCTGCTAAAAGCATACAAAGCATGCAGCAGATGTTTGAAATTGTTAAAAAGAAAGTCACAAAATACTCACTGCCACAGATTTAACTGCTTTAATTAGTTTCTTGCTTTCCAAGTTTTTCAGTATCTTGTTGATCTCTGTTAAAGGCAGATTGCTTTTGTACCTAATGTCCCTGCTCCAAATACCTGTTAAAAACAGAGAAGtgaacagaaataaatagaaGAAACCATTTCTTTCCATATATACCAACCAAAAGTCACATCAGAACACTGCTTGGGCTGCTTGCCCGCCCCTCCCAGCAGAAGGGAAGGAATGGAAGGTATTGGGGAAAAACAAGCAGGTATGGGGTATTAGATTTTACATTTGTATTGTCTGGGCAAGCACTTGTGACTTTGGACTGGAATGGTCCCATCAGCAAACAGAGTCAGTACCATTCCAATCATAATTTAAAGTACCTTTGTTGCCTGCATCCTCTATGATTTGGTAAACCAGCTTCTCCTGATTGTCAGAACCTTTCATTTTACTGTAAAACAAGACAGACACCAGGATTTCTGAAAGGTCCAACATTTGAAAGAAGTTTGATTTGTTTTAAGCAAGAATTGAagtttgatttgttttaaagAATTGTGTTCCAAACATCCTTACCCAGCAGACACAGGCTTACCTTGCATTTTGGGAATCTTTGATTCTGTACAGGAGACCTGCACTGCTCCTCAGAAGGTCCAGCTGCCCCTAGGAGAGATGGGCACCATGCATTTACTTTCCTTCAAACAGCTTGTTTCAGAAGgtgttttagaaaaatattctgaaattctaaaacaaaaacattgctTAATGTCaactaaataaagaaaaataaaaactaatgtTTCTAACCACTGGAAACAATAACAGCCTTgaggatatttttttcccccaacaaATTTCCACTTCTCATCAGCtatcagaaataaaaaccagTTCCTGGCCCTTCCCACAACATCTACACAGTTCCTGTTATTCCTCCTGACTTTCACATGGTACAAGGCACATCAAGTTCTTGTATACTTTGCTCTCAGTTTCCACCAAAGCACTCACTTGCACGGCAGCCCAGAAGCCACGGTGGAGCCCTGGAACAAGTCCAAGCTCCAGTAGCAAAGTTCTGCTTTTTACTAAGTGGCCGTCACTGGAAAGCTGCCAACTTTGATGGGCAGCGACTCTTAGAAGCAAATTACTGGCATCTCTCAGCCACACAAAGAGACTGTCCTGCTCTGCGTGCCTGTGGCCAGGCAAAGGCCTTATCTCCTGTTTTGAAGAGGAAAGCATTGGACAAGCACAAGGGTGCATGAAGCACGGATCAACGCTCACTCTCATTGCCAGCTGATCctttcctgcagtgacagccctGGCAGGTTTCACCTGCGTGCCTTCAGAGCAATCCACACgcttgggattttgtgggggcTCAGAGAATACCCCCACACGTGAGAGCATGGGCTCACAGCCCTGCTCTTCTCTCAGCTAATTAACTCCCAGTCCCTAATGGGCCTCGTGGTTCCGTGTGTGctgaggaagatgaggaaggTGGGCTGTCCCTACCATGGAGAGCAGCCTGTTGATGGCCACAGCCCTCTGCTGAGCGTCCATGTGAGGCATGTCATTCTGGATCACCTGGTCTGTGATGCCGTGGGGGAACTGCTGGCACAGCTCAaggatcctgcaggaggagagcagcagcttcAGAAGTCATGTTCTGCTGCATCCAAGCAGCACCGGAGCCAGATGGAGGAGAGCGGCAAGAGCAACTCAGGGCAAAAGCATCCACCAACCGCTTCTTGAGGGAGCTCGgccccagctccctgtgcacCATTTCCCTTTCCAACACCAGGAAAACCCCGGGACAGCCGAAAGTGACCTGACCCAACCCTCACTGCCCCCACAGCACCTCCCAGCACGAAACCCTCCGTGTCCCTAACAGCCCTCCGCTTCAGCATCCATTTCCTGCTAAACACTCGGGCGCCGAACCACCCCCCTCAGGTCTTGAACGACAGGGCCCCGCCGCGCCAGCTGCCCCCAGCCGCGAAGCCCGTCCCTCGCGGCCTCCACAGGCACCCCCGCCCGGCAGCCTGCATGCCGGCCCGCAGCACCTGCTCTCGATGTCCATGGGATCGGGCACCTCCGGCTTCACCTTCACCTCCGCCATGGCACGCGGGCTGCGGCGCGCCGCGATGACGCCAGCGACGCGCGacggcgggggcggccggggccggTTGCTATGCAACGGCCAAtgggcggcgggagcggcgggcgcGCGGCGTCCCTGGAAAcggagcgggagcggcgggagcgggagcgAACGGGACCCAGCGGGAGCGAACGGGACCCAACGGGACCGAACGGGACCCAGCGGGACCGAACGGGACCGAACGGGACCGAACGGGACCGAACGGGACCGAACGGGACCCAGCGGGACCGAACGGGACCCAACGGGACCCAGCGAGACCGAACGGGACCGAACGGGACCGAACAGGACCGAACGGGACCCAACGGGACCGAACGGGATCCAGCGGGACCGAACGGGACCGAACGGGACCCAGCGAGACCGAACGGGACCGAACGGGATCCAGCGGGACCGAACGGGACCCAACGGGACCGAACGGGATCCAGCGGGACCGAACGGGATCCAGCGAGACTGAACGGGACCGAACGGGACCCAGCGGGACCGAACGGGACCGAACGGGACCGAACGGGACCGAACGGGATCCAGCGGGACCGAACGGGACCGAACGGGATCCAGCGGTGAGCAGGCCCAGGCGGCAGCGGCGGGCCCGGGAGGCAGCGGCGGGCCCGGGAAGCAGCGGCGGGCCCGGGAAGCAGCGGCGGGGCCCAAAAATGGGACAGGAGGCGGCAGGGGGAATGTGGGACCCGGGAAGTGCCTCACTGGCACGGGAAAGGTGACTGAGCGCTGGGACACACTGCCCAGACAGGGTGGGGAGTGTCCCTCGCTGCCTGCATTGATGAGTAGCATCGGAGCTGTTTCTGGAGCACTGGAGCGTTGGTGACCATACCAAATCCTTGTAGCACAGACGTGTTTCCTGGCCCTGAGCATCAGTTCCCAAGATGTGCAGTACATCTCTCTGTTTTGTAAAATGTCATCGTATCCAAATGCCATTTTTCATTCTTGAATTGCATGACATGGTAATGACTGTGTACATCAGGCTAAATCAGGTTTGGCACCTGTTTCAAGGATATATTCTGGATTCACATGATATCTGGCATAGGCTTGAGAAATGGCTGGTTTTCTTTAGTCCTTTCCAGGCCATGCTGTACTTACCCAGGTGGCCACAGTGGGACGAGGCTGGTTCCACATCTGACGTGGTGAGGGTGGAGATTCCTGTCCCTTACTCCTTCCACGTGTCACTGACATGAGGTGCTGAAGCTGGTCTAGCTCAAACACACAATCACAGTCACAGGATGGTTTAAAGAATCCAGTGTTCTCTCTTTTAAGAGAAACAAATGAAGACCAGGAGTCATGCTAAAAGACTGTGCTTCTCTGTGCATTCTTCTTTTTAGGAAAATGATTGTCTGcctttttacttttctgttttaaagatCACTGCTGAGAAAAATGACAGCTGGCTCTGTCTCAGCTCCTCAGATCATCCCACTTCGAATCCCACCTCCAGGGAAAGCTCAACGGGAAATAGACACAAACACTCTCATAGAAATAAAATCAGGTATGAGCAAGAGCTTTAactccacctcaaacctgtgcttaTGTGTCCAGTTGAAATATTTGGCCTTTATACTTTTTTCATATTTAGTCATGACTTTTGGAGTGTGCATTTCATTAAGGAACTTAAAAAATTAACTAACAGGTTTGATGCACCAGGTATACTTGCATGTAATTTTGTTCATCCCAACAGTATTACTGACATAAAAGTTATATGTGTTAGCAGTCTTAATGGCTTCCAAGGCCAGACTTTTAAGCTGTTGCATTTGGCTTTGACTGCAAGAACAGTTCTTGAAAGAATCACGTGCCAGGCTCACTCCCAACGTTGTCGTTACAATTTTTGAACTGTCACCTTTTGCTGAGGCAGAAAATACCCTTTCTGTCATTGGAATGGACAAGCTGCTGCAGTGTTTGAATGCAAAATCATTTCACAGATACTTTGCTGTCAGAAATATTGCTTATAATGAAATTGCTTCTGTTGAGTAACTGATATTTCATGGGAGAAACAGTTTTAATCCCAAATATTTGGTCACTTATGgaactgctttattttctttatgtgAGAAAAATCAAGCACTGCAGTGAGTAATTTGTTTTTCCGAGGTTGCCTACAGTCTGAGGAAttactttttctgtttctttcagaTACACCTGGGGCCTCTATTTATTACACTTTAGATGGAAGCAAACCAGAACTCATTAGGAAACCTGGCTGTGGGCCATATAACACTTTGGAGTATAAGGGTCCTATCATATTACCCGTGGGGAGAATAATGGTCAAAGCCCTGGCAGTTACAAAGTGAGTATCCTCTCCTGGTTTATTTTAGTCCTTTTTTGGCAAGGGACAGACATCCCTGTCACAGCCTGTGCTGTTTAAAGCACTCCATACCCTGCAAGTGACAGATGGGCCTTTCCCCAGGCAGTTTGCAATCTATCATGAATAGCACTGAGTTGGCTTTCTCAGGATCATTTTCATCCATGGTTTGTGTGGTTGGATAACCTCTGGGTGTTGTCTCCTGGACTCAGGGTGTCCAATGATCCTGGAGGCTGTGGGTGAGAAGCTGATGTACTGTCCTGAGAGCTCAACCTTTGGAGTGTGACCCTCAGAAACACCAGAGAAACCAGGCTGGTGTTTCTGGGGTCATCCAGTGCTCCAGTGGATTTATAGACGCTGGTCTTCCTAGGAATTTGCTTTGTTTCTCCCAGAGGATCACAGAATGCTGAACCTCGCAGCTTAAGTAAACATTGGGTAAAGCAAAAATACaagacacagaaagaaaactgtattttgcTGCACAGCCACTGACTTTGTCCAAAATAGCTTCATGCTTAGAGACAGAGAGAGGACACATCAGTCCTCTGGCTGTACTGTGTTGCATGATCTTTTGTTTCCACGGGAGCAGGAACTTCCACTCCACTTGGAGATTTGTGTCTGCTGTTCCCTGTTagcagcacctgcagccagcCTGTGCTTGTGGCGGCAGTGCAGTACAACAACATTGCATAACACTCAAAACCTAGGcctgtgtttattttcttgctaTCACTGCCTGGATTAACACTTGTTTGCAGTCTGTTTATACTAAGACATTTCCAGAGATTCactataataataataaatcatGGAAGAGTACTTTGGATGTTTACAGCAATTTCAATCCACTGTTGTAATTTAATAGGCATTAGAGAATGACAGTTGGTTTTGTCACATAAATATTGCTCAGGATTCTACTGCAGTAATGACTGGCAAGCTTGGAAGGGATGTTCCACCTAATAAGCCACCTCCATCAGTGATTTTCTTGTTGCAGCACACAGGTCTGTGGCAGGTTCTTAGCTTTGTGGATATTGATTTTCAGGGACTACAGGGAGAGTTCAATTGTGACAAAGGTGTTTGTGGTAGAGTACCAGCAACCAACCATCCTTTTCCCTGTTGAAGATGATGACAA is a window encoding:
- the POLR3F gene encoding DNA-directed RNA polymerase III subunit RPC6, giving the protein MAEVKVKPEVPDPMDIESRILELCQQFPHGITDQVIQNDMPHMDAQQRAVAINRLLSMGQLDLLRSSAGLLYRIKDSQNASKMKGSDNQEKLVYQIIEDAGNKGIWSRDIRYKSNLPLTEINKILKNLESKKLIKAVKSVAASKKKVYMLYNLQPDRSVTGGAWYSDQDFESEFVEVLNQQCFKFLQSKAEAARDSKQNPMIQRNSSFASSHEVWKYICELGISKVELSMEDIETILNTLIYDGKVEMTIIAAKEGTVGSVDGQMRLYRAVSPLIQPTGLVRTPCGLCPVFDDCHEGGEISPSNCIYLTEWLEF